A single Brachionichthys hirsutus isolate HB-005 chromosome 17, CSIRO-AGI_Bhir_v1, whole genome shotgun sequence DNA region contains:
- the LOC137906678 gene encoding thioredoxin reductase-like selenoprotein T1a — protein MIRLKYGKNLKILTSALSLVYLIVCVSLHCISUGYKQVFEEYKQALYQRYPDIRIEGDNYLPIPIYRHISSFLSLFKLLLIGVIIIGKDPFALFGMQAPGIWEWGQGNKISFTGIIYACMMVFFLSNMIENHLMSTGAFEMTLNDVPVWSKLESGHLPSMQQLVQILDNEMKMNVHMNTGPHLS, from the exons ATGATACGCTTGAAATACGGCAA GAATCTAAAAATCCTCACCTCTGCTCTATCTTTGGTCTATCtcattgtttgtgtgtctttgcacTGTATTTCCTGAGGTTACAAGCAGGTGTTTGAGGAGTACAAGCAGGCCTTATACCAGCGGTACCCGGACATCCGCATCGAAGGGGACAACTATCTCCCAATACCAATCTATCG ACACATTTCTTCATTCCTGTCTCTGTTCAAACTTTTGCTGATTGGGGTGATAATTATTGGCAAGGACCCCTTCGCTCTCTTTGGAATGCAAGCCCCTGGCATCTGGGAGTGGGGCCAGGGAAATAAGATAAGCTTTACAGGAATC ATATACGCTTGCATGATGGTGTTCTTCCTCAGCAATATGATTGAAAACCACTTGATGTCTACAGGCGCATTTGAAATGACACTAAACG ATGTGCCAGTGTGGTCAAAACTAGAGTCGGGTCACCTGCCCTCCATGCAGCAGCTTGTGCAAATCTTGGACAACGAGATGAAGATGAATGTTCACATGAACACAGGACCACACCTCTCCTAA
- the LOC137906433 gene encoding syntaxin-3-like, producing the protein MKDRLAQLKENSDAGGDEVVLPVENEAFMNDFFAQIEDIRTSIDKVDEGVAAIKKLYSTILSAPTSDQKTQDDVEAITNEIKKSANNARNKLKSIERQLESNTDERASADRRIRKSQHAILAKKFVEVMTKYNEAQVDFRDKSKGRIARQLEITGKATTDEELEEMLEGGNSAVFTAGIMDSKINQQALHEIEARHKDIMRLESSIKELHDMFVDIAMLVENQGGMIDRIEGNMDQSVGFVERAVADTKKAAKFEQEARRKQMMIFCCCVILAVIFGSFVYSFFK; encoded by the exons ATGAAGGACCGCCTGGCGCAGCTAAAGGAG AACAGTGATGCTGGAGGGGATGAGGTTGTGCTTCCTGTTGAGAACGAGGCTTTTATGAATGATTTCTTTGCTCAG ATTGAAGATATCCGTACCAGCATTGACAAGGTTGATGAAGGCGTCGCAGCGATTAAGAAACTCTACTCCACCATCTTGTCAGCCCCAACGTCCGACCAGA AAACACAAGATGACGTTGAAGCCATAACAAATGAGATCAAGAAGTCAGCCAACAATGCAAGAAACAAACTAAAGA GCATTGAGCGGCAGCTCGAGTCAAACACCGATGAGAGAGCGTCAGCCGATCGTAGGATACGCAAATCACAG CATGCCATCCTGGCCAAGAAGTTTGTAGAGGTGATGACAAAATACAACGAAGCACAAGTTGACTTCAGAGATAAGAGCAAAGGAAGAATCGCCAGACAGCTGGAGATCA CGGGGAAAGCAACAACTGATGAGGAGCTAGAGGAGATGTTGGAGGGAGGCAACTCAGCTGTCTTCACTGCAGGG ATCATGGACTCTAAGATTAACCAGCAGGCCCTGCATGAGATTGAAGCTCGTCACAAAGACATCATGAGACTGGAAAGCAGCATCAAAGAGCTCCATGACATGTTTGTGGATATTGCCATGTTGGTTGAGAACCAG GGTGGCATGATTGACAGAATTGAGGGCAACATGGACCAATCAGTTGGCTTTGTAGAGAGGGCAGTGGCCGACACGAAAAAGGCAGCGAAATTCGAGCAGGAAGCACGCAGG aAACAAATGATGAtcttctgctgctgtgtgattttGGCTGTTATCTTTGGCTCATTCGTCTACAGCTTCTTCAAATAA